One Deinococcus ruber DNA window includes the following coding sequences:
- a CDS encoding DUF11 domain-containing protein yields the protein MIGKTLKARLLALRKQGRVALALAAGLLGSAALAQTTATTASSGSYCTAVYGVGGTTHTITFFNTTTQTATTLSTNSPAGDMNAAAVDRTDGKLYYIDRSANPSVLYYYDPMTQTHTAVGSFYPPHDISSSELIAGGFDETGTYYIYYDNGQYTTINKTTAQISGYRYLQAPGYTLSTLTNGDLAFDGTQGYAIFETGPERQTNVFKFNPANVGAELSNPLPLKLNGQNVTSTGFGGVNGLAYEPSAGAFYVSAAGGTAGSAFYQLDISTGNISLVNNISGITDLSSCSRPRPLPPGVTKKFSPQIASSPAANGETVSTLSITINNPNNGLTYLNSDFTDVFPVSPAQMSVSSTPNLTITPAGCLASSSVVAPAGATGLTVKSGTSLAAGACTISVNVTVPKSGQYVNTIGVNALDTTTGKNSVAATDTLTVKTVDVKVEKSGPASAAVATPFSFSITTTNVGTSNAANVVTSDVLPSQLTFVSADNGGTYNASTRTITWPTLATLAVGAKQVYGVTVFAQPVSANTTVTNTATTTADHDFTPANNTATANVNLVPGSSTLPDSGTCTPSEPYVQSFNTPGALAEVRNHAYLSDPNAVTVADGSYTLWNQINNSGTSGYALYYNIANFEGKNGATLTTPGLLYESQIAVQAGSTVTYENYIRSHASSVTQLQYRFYDGVSGTLLKSFDGAFATTSYSRQTVPSFVSPSAKLIIRLYTLKDGTTADTNVLKLDDIKLSCTLPPALSIVKTHSPATFQVLQPATYTLTVSNAANTLATSGTITVQDQLPVGIGAALPSGFSPAPGWTCTYSGEAEQKTGYSPNPNEAQLLTCTSTNVLAMGSSVALSIPVNVTSTAGANVINKASVGGGGDPDPLPAVATCTPGAQCAQDTAPVLPLPTPPATCTTGTPTNLLTSSLKGYDDNDSATLSANAALLSNAAAYLSGTGDSNSFVIDGTYFFNNGYGPLSKASILQLLVNGTVYASFLTQDDYSGSATVTAQNGATLVGGVGSVQLNRYSSSRLWVTLPASVTSIGSVQIKFVSSAPTGSVGDDYGFEIGSIIACTKALPKLNVVKTVQNITAQGTVGTLSTGRPGDVLEYCITTTNTGGASATKLSFSDAVPSNTSAQTGGYGAGKDIHVTTVAGTTDLTFAADGDAGQLGGGAISVNLPSLVLAPTQAFSVCFRAIIN from the coding sequence GTGATCGGAAAGACCTTGAAAGCCCGGCTGCTGGCGCTCCGCAAACAGGGGAGAGTGGCGCTGGCGCTGGCGGCCGGGCTGCTGGGAAGTGCGGCCCTGGCGCAGACCACGGCCACCACTGCCAGCAGCGGCAGTTACTGCACGGCGGTCTACGGCGTCGGCGGCACGACCCATACCATCACCTTCTTCAATACCACCACCCAGACGGCCACCACGCTTTCGACCAACTCACCCGCTGGTGACATGAACGCGGCGGCAGTCGACCGCACCGACGGCAAGCTGTATTACATCGACCGTTCGGCCAATCCAAGCGTCCTGTACTACTACGATCCCATGACGCAGACGCATACCGCCGTCGGGAGCTTTTATCCTCCCCACGACATTTCCAGCAGCGAGCTGATCGCGGGTGGGTTCGACGAGACCGGTACGTATTACATCTATTACGACAACGGTCAGTACACCACCATCAACAAGACCACGGCGCAGATCAGTGGCTACCGTTATCTACAGGCCCCCGGATATACCCTTTCCACTCTTACCAACGGCGACCTGGCCTTCGACGGCACACAGGGCTATGCCATCTTCGAGACCGGGCCTGAGCGGCAGACCAATGTTTTCAAGTTCAATCCTGCCAATGTCGGTGCTGAGCTGAGTAACCCCCTACCCCTGAAACTGAACGGTCAGAACGTCACCAGCACCGGGTTTGGTGGAGTTAACGGCCTGGCCTACGAACCATCGGCAGGTGCGTTCTATGTCAGTGCGGCGGGCGGCACGGCAGGTTCAGCCTTCTATCAGCTCGATATCTCGACCGGAAACATCTCGCTCGTCAACAACATCAGCGGCATCACCGATCTGTCGAGCTGCTCGCGCCCCCGCCCATTGCCGCCCGGTGTGACCAAGAAGTTCAGTCCGCAGATCGCCAGTTCGCCCGCCGCCAACGGCGAGACCGTGAGTACGCTGAGCATCACCATCAACAATCCCAACAACGGGCTGACGTACCTGAACAGCGATTTCACCGATGTCTTTCCGGTGTCGCCCGCGCAGATGTCGGTGTCGAGCACGCCCAATCTGACCATCACGCCCGCTGGTTGCCTTGCTAGCAGCAGCGTGGTTGCGCCTGCTGGGGCCACTGGCCTGACCGTCAAGTCGGGCACGAGCCTGGCAGCAGGCGCATGCACCATTTCGGTGAATGTCACGGTGCCCAAATCGGGGCAATACGTCAACACCATCGGCGTGAACGCCCTCGATACCACCACCGGAAAAAACAGTGTGGCTGCCACCGATACCCTGACCGTCAAAACGGTGGACGTGAAAGTCGAGAAGTCTGGCCCGGCCAGCGCCGCTGTCGCTACTCCCTTCAGTTTCTCGATAACCACCACCAATGTGGGCACGTCGAACGCAGCCAACGTGGTGACGAGTGACGTGCTGCCGAGTCAGCTGACCTTTGTATCGGCAGACAACGGCGGCACCTACAACGCCAGCACGCGCACCATCACCTGGCCTACCCTGGCGACCCTCGCGGTCGGTGCGAAACAGGTCTACGGCGTCACGGTCTTTGCCCAGCCGGTCAGCGCGAATACCACTGTGACCAACACCGCCACGACCACCGCCGACCACGACTTCACTCCCGCGAACAACACCGCCACGGCGAACGTAAACCTGGTGCCTGGCTCCTCGACCCTGCCGGATTCCGGAACCTGTACCCCGAGTGAGCCGTATGTTCAGAGCTTCAACACTCCGGGTGCTCTGGCAGAAGTGCGGAATCACGCCTATCTGAGTGATCCCAATGCTGTCACGGTCGCCGACGGCAGCTATACACTCTGGAATCAGATCAACAATTCCGGTACCAGTGGCTACGCGCTGTATTACAACATCGCCAATTTCGAGGGCAAGAACGGGGCCACGCTGACGACGCCCGGCCTGCTGTACGAAAGTCAGATCGCGGTACAGGCAGGCTCGACTGTGACATACGAAAATTACATTCGGAGCCACGCCAGCAGTGTGACTCAGCTTCAGTACCGCTTTTACGACGGGGTTAGCGGCACGCTGCTCAAATCCTTCGATGGCGCGTTTGCCACCACCAGCTACAGCAGGCAGACGGTGCCCAGCTTCGTGTCTCCCAGCGCCAAGCTGATCATCCGGCTGTATACCCTGAAGGACGGCACCACCGCTGATACCAACGTGCTCAAGCTTGACGACATCAAGCTGTCATGCACCTTGCCTCCCGCGCTGAGCATCGTCAAGACCCACAGCCCGGCAACGTTTCAGGTGTTGCAGCCAGCGACATACACCCTGACCGTTTCCAATGCGGCGAATACCTTGGCGACCAGCGGCACCATCACCGTGCAGGATCAGCTGCCCGTGGGAATCGGGGCGGCGTTGCCCAGCGGCTTTTCGCCCGCACCCGGCTGGACGTGCACCTACAGCGGCGAAGCCGAGCAGAAGACCGGCTACAGCCCCAACCCCAATGAAGCCCAGCTGCTGACGTGTACCAGTACCAACGTACTGGCGATGGGCAGCTCGGTGGCGCTCAGCATTCCGGTCAATGTGACGTCGACGGCGGGCGCGAACGTGATCAACAAGGCCAGTGTCGGCGGTGGTGGCGATCCCGATCCCCTGCCTGCCGTGGCGACGTGTACGCCCGGCGCACAGTGCGCCCAGGACACTGCTCCGGTGCTGCCGCTGCCCACGCCCCCCGCGACGTGTACCACCGGAACGCCCACCAACCTGCTGACCAGCTCGCTGAAGGGGTATGACGACAACGACAGTGCCACGCTGAGCGCCAACGCTGCGCTGCTGTCCAATGCTGCGGCGTACCTCAGCGGCACGGGTGATTCGAACAGCTTCGTGATCGACGGTACTTATTTCTTCAACAACGGATACGGCCCGCTCAGCAAGGCCAGCATCCTGCAACTCCTCGTCAACGGGACGGTCTACGCCAGCTTCCTGACGCAGGACGACTACAGCGGGTCGGCCACTGTGACGGCACAGAACGGAGCCACGCTCGTAGGCGGCGTCGGCAGCGTCCAGCTGAACCGCTACAGCTCTTCGCGGCTGTGGGTGACACTGCCCGCCAGCGTGACGAGTATCGGCAGCGTCCAGATCAAGTTCGTGTCTTCGGCCCCGACAGGATCAGTCGGTGACGATTACGGTTTCGAGATCGGCAGCATCATCGCCTGTACCAAGGCCCTTCCCAAGCTGAACGTGGTCAAGACGGTGCAGAACATCACCGCGCAGGGAACGGTGGGCACGCTCTCGACCGGCAGGCCCGGTGACGTGCTGGAATACTGCATCACCACCACCAACACCGGAGGAGCCAGCGCGACCAAGCTGTCGTTCAGCGACGCGGTGCCGTCCAACACTTCGGCACAGACCGGTGGGTACGGTGCGGGCAAAGACATCCACGTCACCACGGTGGCGGGAACGACAGACCTGACCTTCGCTGCCGATGGCGATGCCGGGCAACTCGGTGGCGGGGCCATCTCGGTGAATCTGCCCAGTCTGGTACTTGCGCCCACCCAGGCTTTCTCGGTGTGCTTCAGAGCCATCATCAACTGA
- the cmk gene encoding (d)CMP kinase, giving the protein MIVTIDGVAASGKSSVASGVARALNIPYLSSGLLYRAATWAALSQRLPLTDAAPLLSLLNRWEADGTPLTLRPLPQGNEIWVGEQNVTDLLHTTEVDAHVSAAAQLPELRAWVDAQLHRISPPFVAEGRDMGTAVFPQAQAKFYLEASARVRAQRRVQERPQDLESVEAALRLRDERDARQSAPAPDAVHIDTGSGTLEQIIAQVLSHLPAPPTE; this is encoded by the coding sequence GTGATTGTGACGATAGACGGCGTGGCTGCCAGCGGTAAATCGAGCGTGGCATCTGGCGTGGCCCGCGCCCTGAATATTCCTTATCTGAGCAGTGGACTACTGTACCGCGCTGCCACCTGGGCCGCGCTGAGCCAGCGGCTTCCCCTGACCGACGCTGCCCCGCTGTTGTCGCTGCTGAACCGCTGGGAAGCAGACGGCACACCGCTGACCCTGCGCCCGCTTCCGCAGGGGAACGAAATCTGGGTGGGCGAGCAGAATGTCACCGACCTGCTGCACACCACCGAGGTGGATGCCCACGTCAGTGCCGCCGCGCAGCTTCCAGAACTGCGGGCCTGGGTCGATGCTCAGCTTCACAGGATCTCGCCGCCCTTCGTCGCCGAGGGCCGTGATATGGGCACGGCGGTGTTTCCGCAGGCGCAGGCCAAGTTCTATCTGGAGGCCAGCGCCCGCGTGCGTGCTCAGCGGCGGGTGCAGGAACGGCCACAGGATCTGGAGAGCGTCGAAGCAGCTCTGCGCCTGCGAGACGAGCGCGACGCCCGGCAGTCGGCCCCCGCGCCGGACGCAGTTCACATCGATACCGGAAGCGGCACCCTGGAACAGATCATTGCCCAGGTCCTGAGTCACCTGCCCGCTCCGCCAACCGAATAG
- a CDS encoding S41 family peptidase, which translates to MMRLQLHLVAWAALSALTPLVASASPVLAEDSGQNHAQHNTVHTESPSSTVPTDTQSPAQRLYAQVNDLLLNEYGGLSSIDRTQLIKDYQAKLDAACQSSADTCARETAYPVIEAEIDALGDEHSFFERPSDYSDFLASARGGSRLQFGVRLAQLDGEARVVLDVLAGSAAAEAGLARGDVLKTINGASYTYDALTKARTDGTPTVLGVQRGDTQLSVNITSRETTTRDLPTLRRVGSVDVIRIPTFLAGGGVADRVHELVAQAIRERATGVVVDLRGNTGGNLFECDEAASAFVPNFSRLSRSPDGNGRTVVSMGTRLEDGQVSGAVRVPAFWTGPVSVVVDKSSASCSEFFAYEVQYAKRGPIVGEVTAGVANTATQVFPLGDAALQLTVLNYLKPDGTPYPVRVTPDVAGQDDIQKLVQGQDVLLDDAIQALQTAPTSASPNANQGGNMPDNAGSRH; encoded by the coding sequence ATGATGCGTCTCCAGCTGCACCTGGTCGCCTGGGCGGCCCTGTCTGCCCTTACTCCTCTGGTGGCCTCGGCGTCGCCTGTGCTGGCAGAAGACAGTGGTCAGAATCATGCTCAACACAACACCGTTCATACAGAGAGCCCGTCCAGCACGGTGCCTACCGATACGCAGTCGCCCGCGCAACGCCTGTACGCTCAGGTCAACGACCTGCTGCTGAACGAATACGGCGGTCTGAGCAGCATCGACCGAACCCAGCTCATCAAGGACTATCAGGCCAAGCTCGACGCCGCGTGTCAGAGCAGCGCCGACACCTGCGCCCGCGAGACGGCCTACCCGGTGATCGAGGCAGAGATCGACGCGCTTGGAGACGAGCACAGCTTCTTCGAGCGGCCCAGCGATTACAGCGATTTCCTGGCGTCGGCGCGTGGAGGCAGCCGCCTGCAATTCGGAGTACGGCTGGCACAGCTCGACGGCGAGGCGCGTGTGGTCCTCGACGTGCTGGCGGGCAGCGCCGCTGCCGAAGCCGGACTGGCACGGGGCGACGTCCTGAAGACCATCAACGGCGCGTCCTATACCTACGACGCCCTGACCAAGGCCCGCACCGACGGCACGCCGACCGTACTGGGGGTGCAGCGCGGCGATACGCAGCTCAGCGTCAACATCACCTCCCGCGAGACGACCACCCGAGACCTGCCCACCCTGCGGCGTGTTGGCAGTGTCGATGTCATCCGAATTCCCACCTTTCTGGCAGGCGGAGGTGTGGCCGACAGGGTACACGAGCTGGTGGCGCAGGCAATTCGCGAGCGGGCCACGGGGGTGGTGGTCGACCTGCGCGGCAACACCGGGGGCAACCTGTTCGAGTGTGATGAGGCGGCCAGCGCCTTCGTTCCAAACTTCTCGCGTCTGAGCCGCAGCCCCGACGGCAATGGCCGCACGGTGGTGAGCATGGGCACCCGCCTGGAAGACGGGCAGGTGAGCGGCGCGGTGCGCGTGCCTGCCTTCTGGACAGGGCCGGTCAGCGTGGTGGTCGACAAGAGCAGCGCCTCGTGCAGCGAATTCTTTGCCTACGAGGTGCAGTACGCCAAGCGCGGCCCCATCGTGGGCGAGGTGACGGCGGGCGTGGCGAACACCGCGACCCAGGTCTTTCCTCTCGGAGACGCCGCGCTGCAACTCACGGTGCTGAATTATCTCAAGCCCGACGGCACGCCGTATCCGGTGCGTGTCACGCCCGATGTGGCCGGACAGGACGATATTCAGAAGCTGGTGCAGGGGCAGGACGTGCTGCTCGACGACGCCATTCAGGCCCTTCAGACGGCTCCCACTTCTGCCAGCCCCAACGCCAATCAGGGGGGCAACATGCCCGACAACGCTGGCAGCAGACACTGA
- a CDS encoding ABC transporter permease: MTTTVPVTRERSRFQEFWRSRPVIKLKRNKLAIVGLIITFLFILTAVFAPLIARPSGDCLRDLNMTSANQVYNPLGAPFWKAIFVPPQSCYQITRLSFSPIPQPPSPAAVLGTSNGYDLFYGLVWGTRTMLRLGVLIVGITLITGIILGAISGYYGGWIDNVIQRFIDVLFAFPPLILTVVLITILRPSIGSLVLSFTLTGWASYARLIRGDILRTRKLEYIDGARSLGANDWRIISKHVVPNSIASLLTQSILDLGTIPLSIAALSFIGIGLPVGYTDWGQIMNFARSWLDGPYWYVTVFPAAFIILFSLGWNLFGDAVRDAFDPRTR, translated from the coding sequence ATGACCACCACCGTCCCTGTCACCCGCGAACGCAGCCGCTTTCAGGAGTTCTGGCGCTCTCGCCCGGTCATCAAGCTCAAGCGGAACAAGCTCGCGATTGTTGGCCTCATCATCACGTTTCTCTTCATTTTGACAGCTGTCTTCGCGCCGCTGATCGCCAGGCCCAGCGGCGACTGTCTGCGCGATCTGAACATGACGTCTGCGAATCAGGTGTATAACCCGCTGGGCGCACCCTTCTGGAAGGCCATCTTCGTGCCTCCGCAGAGCTGCTATCAGATCACCCGCCTCAGCTTTTCGCCCATTCCGCAGCCGCCCAGCCCCGCCGCTGTTCTGGGCACCAGCAACGGCTATGACCTGTTTTATGGTCTGGTCTGGGGCACCCGCACCATGCTCCGGCTCGGCGTCCTGATCGTGGGTATCACGCTCATCACGGGCATCATCCTGGGGGCCATCAGCGGCTATTACGGCGGCTGGATCGACAACGTCATTCAGCGCTTCATCGACGTGTTGTTTGCGTTTCCGCCCCTGATTCTGACCGTCGTGCTGATCACCATCCTGCGGCCCAGTATCGGAAGTCTGGTGCTGTCGTTTACCCTGACCGGCTGGGCCAGTTACGCCCGCCTGATTCGCGGCGACATTCTGCGAACCCGCAAGCTGGAGTACATCGACGGCGCTCGCAGCCTGGGGGCCAACGACTGGCGCATCATCAGCAAGCATGTGGTGCCCAACAGCATCGCCTCGCTGCTCACACAGTCGATTCTCGACCTGGGCACCATTCCGCTCAGCATCGCTGCGCTGTCGTTCATCGGCATCGGGCTGCCGGTGGGCTACACCGACTGGGGCCAGATCATGAACTTCGCCCGCAGCTGGCTCGACGGCCCGTACTGGTACGTTACGGTCTTCCCTGCCGCCTTCATCATCCTGTTCTCGCTCGGCTGGAATCTGTTCGGTGACGCAGTGCGCGACGCCTTCGACCCCCGAACCCGCTAA
- a CDS encoding ABC transporter permease: MFTFIVRRLIQIPVVMFVLSIMIVGLLQLLSPAQRASGYIRSEQQAAHLDQIIRDKGFDQPFPVQYGKWLGSALHGDLGFSKTSSAPVLDTIAQRLPATLELAILAAIPIILIGVWFGTLSALHKDRPIDQIMRVFTVLGYSLPTFVLGILFLKFLYGTLGWAPGPGQLDTINQFTILDPSFKRYTGMLTVDGLLNGKPAVTLDVLRHLILPVLTLTIVSSANIIKIMRAQMLEALTSDFVRTARSKGLPERVVTGKHARRNALLPVVTLSGFTLIGLLGGSIITETIFAYPGVGQWAAGAAGNFDVPAVIGFALASAVIVVLISTATDILYGVVDPRVRFD; the protein is encoded by the coding sequence ATGTTTACCTTCATCGTTCGGCGTCTGATACAGATTCCAGTGGTCATGTTCGTGCTATCGATCATGATCGTGGGACTGCTTCAGCTCCTTTCTCCCGCTCAGCGGGCCTCCGGCTATATTCGCAGCGAGCAGCAGGCGGCCCACCTCGATCAGATCATCCGCGACAAGGGCTTCGACCAACCGTTTCCGGTGCAGTACGGCAAATGGCTGGGAAGTGCGCTGCACGGCGATCTGGGGTTTTCCAAAACCAGCAGCGCTCCGGTGCTCGACACCATCGCCCAGCGCCTGCCCGCCACGCTGGAACTGGCGATTCTTGCCGCCATTCCCATCATCCTGATCGGCGTGTGGTTTGGTACGCTCTCGGCGCTGCATAAAGACAGACCTATCGACCAGATCATGCGCGTCTTCACGGTGCTGGGCTACAGTCTGCCGACCTTCGTGCTGGGCATTCTGTTTCTCAAGTTCCTGTACGGCACGCTCGGCTGGGCACCTGGGCCGGGGCAGCTCGACACCATCAACCAGTTCACCATTCTCGATCCCAGCTTCAAGCGCTATACCGGTATGCTCACCGTCGACGGTCTGCTGAACGGCAAGCCAGCGGTCACGCTCGACGTACTCAGGCACCTGATTCTGCCGGTACTGACCCTGACGATTGTTTCCAGCGCCAATATCATCAAGATCATGCGTGCCCAGATGCTCGAAGCCCTGACCAGCGACTTCGTGCGGACTGCCCGCAGCAAGGGTCTGCCAGAGCGCGTGGTGACGGGCAAGCACGCCCGCCGCAATGCGCTGCTGCCAGTGGTCACGCTCAGCGGCTTCACACTCATCGGCCTGCTGGGCGGCTCGATCATCACCGAAACCATCTTTGCCTATCCGGGTGTGGGACAGTGGGCCGCCGGAGCTGCCGGAAATTTCGACGTTCCAGCGGTCATCGGATTTGCGCTGGCTTCGGCAGTGATCGTCGTACTCATCAGCACCGCCACCGATATTCTCTACGGTGTCGTAGACCCGCGCGTGAGGTTTGACTGA
- a CDS encoding ABC transporter substrate-binding protein encodes MKKLGLITTMLLMGGVALAAVPKDTLVIQESADIPTLDPGVTYDTASGQFTENIYETLWTYKGSSLTSFEPLLATAIPSFSNGGKTLTVSLRKNVKFQSGNAFTCADAEYSFRRNLVTNSGESGNWFLSDSLLGTQSNAKDDPTITWAKIAASVKCSNPSTLVFSLPKADPAFLAKLAFTGQSIVDMKWAIQQGEWNGTEATWKDWVGKDLTGGGLDKKPSGTGAYQLVSRDANSILLKAFPGYWGSKPAIQNIIWQKIPEQAARFQAFLKGDADVIESGARAVVTEQLVGKPGLSFIDNLPNTVATAFFMNEKIGDPALLGSGKLDGKGIPANFFSDVNVRRAFAYSFDYAGYIKDVQQGKGKQRTMLLPDTFPGYTSSVKTYKYDPVQATAYFKRAFSGNVWKNGFTLNTNYRAGAVASQTAMEILKKNVEAINPKFKININAKQWSQMLTDSKNGKEAMIILGWAPDYADPDNFLYTFYSSQGYYYPRSNWKDASVDKWLDQARVTVNTAARNKLYAQVAQRAYEQTPYMLVPAGVNFAIVRDNLKGVSAATYNPMRSDANTGVLWKTLSKN; translated from the coding sequence ATGAAGAAACTCGGACTCATTACCACCATGCTGCTGATGGGCGGCGTCGCCCTCGCAGCCGTTCCCAAAGACACCCTCGTCATTCAGGAATCCGCCGACATCCCCACCCTCGATCCCGGCGTGACCTATGACACGGCCTCGGGTCAGTTCACCGAGAACATCTACGAGACGCTGTGGACCTACAAGGGTTCCAGCCTGACCTCGTTTGAGCCGCTGCTGGCAACTGCTATCCCCAGCTTTTCCAACGGCGGCAAGACGCTGACCGTTTCGCTGCGTAAGAACGTCAAGTTCCAGAGCGGCAATGCGTTCACCTGCGCCGACGCCGAGTACTCGTTCCGCCGCAACCTGGTCACCAACAGCGGCGAGTCCGGCAACTGGTTCCTCAGCGATTCGCTGCTGGGCACCCAGAGCAACGCCAAAGACGACCCCACCATCACCTGGGCCAAGATCGCCGCGTCGGTCAAGTGCAGCAACCCCAGCACGCTGGTCTTCTCGCTCCCCAAGGCCGACCCCGCCTTCCTCGCCAAGCTGGCCTTTACCGGACAGAGCATCGTGGATATGAAGTGGGCCATTCAGCAGGGTGAGTGGAACGGCACCGAAGCCACCTGGAAGGACTGGGTCGGCAAGGACCTGACCGGCGGCGGCCTCGACAAGAAGCCCAGCGGAACCGGCGCGTACCAGCTGGTCAGCCGCGACGCCAACAGCATTCTGCTCAAGGCCTTCCCCGGCTACTGGGGCAGCAAGCCCGCCATTCAGAACATCATCTGGCAGAAGATCCCCGAGCAGGCTGCCCGCTTCCAGGCCTTCCTGAAGGGTGACGCCGACGTGATCGAGAGCGGTGCACGCGCCGTCGTGACCGAGCAGCTCGTGGGCAAGCCGGGCCTGAGCTTCATCGACAACCTGCCCAACACCGTTGCCACCGCGTTCTTTATGAACGAGAAGATCGGCGACCCCGCCCTGCTGGGCAGCGGCAAGCTCGACGGCAAGGGCATTCCCGCCAACTTCTTCAGCGACGTGAACGTGCGCCGCGCCTTTGCCTACAGCTTCGACTACGCGGGCTACATCAAAGACGTGCAGCAGGGCAAGGGCAAGCAGCGCACCATGCTGCTCCCCGATACCTTCCCGGGCTACACCAGCAGCGTCAAGACCTACAAGTACGACCCCGTGCAGGCGACTGCGTACTTCAAGCGTGCCTTCAGCGGCAACGTCTGGAAGAACGGCTTCACGCTGAACACCAACTACCGTGCAGGCGCAGTGGCTTCTCAGACCGCGATGGAAATTCTGAAGAAGAACGTCGAGGCGATCAATCCGAAGTTCAAGATCAACATCAACGCCAAGCAGTGGTCGCAGATGTTGACCGACAGCAAGAACGGCAAGGAAGCCATGATCATCCTGGGCTGGGCACCCGACTACGCCGACCCGGATAACTTCCTGTACACCTTCTACAGCAGCCAGGGTTACTACTACCCCCGCAGCAACTGGAAGGACGCCAGCGTGGACAAGTGGCTCGATCAGGCCCGCGTGACCGTCAACACGGCGGCCCGCAACAAGCTGTACGCCCAGGTGGCGCAGCGTGCCTACGAGCAGACCCCCTACATGCTGGTGCCCGCTGGCGTGAACTTCGCCATCGTGCGCGACAACCTGAAGGGCGTCAGCGCGGCGACCTACAACCCCATGCGGAGCGACGCCAACACCGGCGTGCTCTGGAAGACGCTCAGCAAGAACTGA
- a CDS encoding D-alanine--D-alanine ligase family protein produces MKKRILLLAGGQSGEHEVSLMSARSVLAALPPGKFEVTPLVVSRQGQWLPPSDTARALENGHAESGGESLLRRVGSVQGYDLVFPLLHGPNGEDGTIQGLLTLAGLPFVGSGVLGSAASMDKVMTKQVLSSAGIPQVEYRLATRRQWKSTPDAVRDLASELGLPLFVKPANLGSSVGISKVRSEAELDTALDLAFSLDRRVILEAMTPGKPRELEVGILGNDAPIASPVGELRFDADFYDYATKYTEGEATMHIPAQVPPELAEQVRQYALTAFRVLDCAGLARIDFFYVESSGQLYLNEVNTMPGFTTTSMYPKLWEAAGLSYAELVTRLIELGLEER; encoded by the coding sequence GTGAAGAAACGCATTCTGCTGCTGGCGGGTGGGCAATCTGGTGAACACGAAGTCAGCTTGATGAGTGCCAGGAGTGTGCTGGCTGCTCTGCCACCCGGCAAATTCGAGGTGACGCCGCTGGTGGTCAGCCGTCAGGGACAATGGCTGCCGCCGTCTGACACGGCGCGGGCGCTGGAGAACGGGCACGCCGAGAGCGGCGGCGAGAGTCTGCTGCGGCGGGTGGGCAGCGTGCAGGGCTACGACCTGGTGTTTCCGCTGCTGCACGGTCCCAACGGCGAGGACGGCACCATTCAGGGGCTACTGACGCTGGCTGGACTGCCGTTCGTGGGGTCTGGCGTGCTGGGCAGCGCGGCCAGCATGGACAAGGTGATGACAAAACAGGTTCTGAGTAGCGCGGGCATCCCGCAGGTCGAGTACCGGCTGGCGACCCGTCGGCAGTGGAAGAGCACGCCCGACGCAGTGCGCGATCTGGCCTCGGAACTGGGGCTGCCGCTGTTCGTCAAGCCCGCCAACCTGGGATCGAGCGTGGGCATCAGCAAGGTTCGCAGCGAGGCTGAACTCGACACGGCGCTCGATCTGGCCTTCTCACTCGACCGCCGCGTCATTCTGGAAGCCATGACGCCCGGCAAGCCGCGTGAGCTGGAAGTGGGCATTCTGGGCAACGACGCTCCTATTGCCTCTCCGGTGGGCGAACTGCGCTTCGACGCCGATTTTTACGACTATGCTACCAAGTACACTGAGGGCGAAGCCACCATGCACATTCCGGCGCAGGTGCCGCCAGAGCTGGCCGAGCAGGTGCGCCAGTACGCCCTGACCGCCTTCCGGGTGCTCGACTGCGCCGGACTGGCCCGCATCGATTTCTTCTATGTCGAGAGCAGCGGGCAGCTGTATCTGAACGAGGTCAACACCATGCCGGGCTTCACGACCACCAGCATGTATCCCAAACTGTGGGAAGCGGCGGGCCTGAGCTACGCCGAACTGGTCACGCGCCTGATCGAGCTGGGGCTGGAAGAGCGGTAA
- a CDS encoding ferredoxin: MPHVITSPCIGTKDQACTEVCPVECIYDAGEMFLIHPDECIDCGACVPACPVSAIFPEEDVPAGEQDYIVKNRAHFGL, encoded by the coding sequence ATGCCCCATGTGATTACCAGCCCCTGCATCGGAACCAAAGACCAGGCCTGCACCGAGGTTTGCCCGGTGGAGTGCATCTACGACGCCGGTGAAATGTTCCTGATCCACCCCGACGAGTGCATCGACTGCGGAGCGTGCGTCCCGGCCTGCCCGGTCAGCGCCATCTTCCCCGAAGAAGACGTGCCCGCCGGAGAGCAGGACTATATCGTCAAGAACCGCGCCCACTTCGGGCTGTAA